The Gemmatimonadaceae bacterium genome contains a region encoding:
- a CDS encoding DUF4136 domain-containing protein, translating into MNAKLLAAALVLSTFAFSAQAQKPQIQWNNKYAFDAVKTFAWQDTPETSLEGRNPFMHSLIKNTIEAELATSGLTEVDANPDVWVNYHASTTTETQLRTDSYGYSMGGYGMAGWGYYGM; encoded by the coding sequence ATGAACGCAAAGTTGTTGGCCGCCGCGCTCGTCCTGAGCACGTTTGCGTTTTCGGCGCAGGCGCAGAAGCCGCAGATTCAGTGGAACAACAAGTATGCCTTCGACGCCGTGAAAACCTTCGCGTGGCAAGACACGCCGGAGACGTCCCTCGAAGGGCGCAACCCTTTCATGCATTCGCTGATCAAGAACACAATTGAGGCCGAGCTCGCGACGTCGGGGCTCACGGAGGTCGACGCGAATCCCGACGTCTGGGTCAACTATCACGCTTCGACGACGACCGAAACGCAGCTTCGAACGGACTCCTACGGGTATTCAATGGGCGGGTACGGCATGGCCGGATGGGGCTACTACGGCATG